A window of the Aquimarina spinulae genome harbors these coding sequences:
- a CDS encoding O-methyltransferase, translating into MHFIPEELDTYVVDHTQKEPQLLQQLNRETYQKILQPRMLSGPYQGRVLSMLSKLIHPKNILEIGTYTGYSALCLAEGIQKDGELHTIDINEELEDFQRKYFDLSDYGKQIHQHIGDATKIIPNLDIKFDLVFIDADKPNYPTYFELVINKMNSGGVILSDNVLWNGKVIEKVEEEDISTKALLEYNTLLIEDKRIETVLLPIRDGLTISRVL; encoded by the coding sequence ATGCATTTTATTCCCGAAGAACTGGATACTTACGTAGTAGATCATACTCAAAAAGAACCCCAATTATTACAACAACTAAATCGTGAAACGTATCAAAAAATATTACAACCCAGAATGCTTAGTGGCCCATATCAAGGACGTGTTCTTAGTATGTTATCCAAGCTTATTCACCCAAAAAACATATTAGAAATAGGAACATATACAGGGTATTCTGCTTTATGTCTGGCTGAAGGAATTCAAAAAGATGGAGAATTACACACCATTGACATTAATGAGGAGTTAGAAGATTTTCAAAGAAAATATTTTGACCTTTCTGATTATGGAAAACAAATTCATCAACATATTGGTGATGCTACCAAAATTATCCCAAATTTGGATATCAAATTTGACCTGGTGTTTATAGATGCCGACAAACCTAACTATCCTACTTATTTTGAATTGGTTATTAATAAAATGAATTCTGGCGGTGTAATTTTATCAGACAATGTATTATGGAATGGTAAAGTAATCGAAAAAGTTGAAGAAGAGGATATTTCTACCAAAGCTCTTTTGGAATACAATACGCTTTTGATCGAAGATAAACGAATAGAAACTGTATTATTACCCATTAGAGATGGGTTAACGATTAGTAGAGTACTATAA
- a CDS encoding amidohydrolase family protein, with product MKRKLRINGHSHLLPYPEEIPQFMKDKEIFWVDDERKYMLQKGWKRPVTHSSFFLDEKLEWMEHNKIDHAVVLNLSQLYGNGLRLEEMKHALRFQNDFNAHVQQDHPDKFSCGFVIHPGFINGALWEMERCVEELGMHVLCLPTHFMDSIGQWRCIFDEENDPIFELADKYKLAIEVHPYDGDKMIKLENVSWRFHLVWMLAQCGDAYHFYTLNGMQSRYPNIRTCFAHGGQLAQMNLGRRIQGFDGRPDLFEGKQHPRKAVGHPNIYFDTLVHDTDSLKLTVDRQGSNQVIMGLDDPYPLGEMESAPQSSYPGKILDLALDRNIITTEEYDDIWEDNVLRWLFGDNEKAKQDLIDKILK from the coding sequence ATGAAAAGAAAACTTCGCATAAACGGTCATTCACATTTACTGCCATACCCAGAAGAGATTCCTCAGTTTATGAAAGACAAAGAGATTTTTTGGGTAGATGATGAGCGTAAGTACATGTTACAAAAAGGGTGGAAACGCCCGGTTACTCATTCTAGTTTTTTCTTAGATGAAAAATTAGAGTGGATGGAGCATAACAAAATTGATCATGCAGTAGTATTAAACCTTTCTCAATTATATGGTAACGGTTTACGTCTAGAAGAAATGAAACATGCATTACGATTTCAAAATGATTTTAATGCCCACGTACAACAAGATCACCCAGATAAGTTCTCTTGTGGTTTTGTTATACACCCCGGATTCATTAACGGAGCACTATGGGAAATGGAGCGTTGTGTAGAAGAATTAGGAATGCATGTACTATGCTTACCTACTCACTTTATGGATTCTATCGGGCAGTGGCGATGTATTTTTGATGAAGAAAATGATCCGATTTTTGAACTAGCAGACAAATATAAATTAGCTATAGAAGTTCACCCTTATGATGGTGATAAAATGATTAAATTAGAAAATGTTTCCTGGCGTTTTCATTTGGTCTGGATGCTTGCACAATGTGGTGACGCTTATCATTTTTATACTCTTAACGGAATGCAAAGTCGCTATCCCAATATAAGAACTTGCTTCGCGCATGGAGGACAATTAGCACAAATGAATTTAGGAAGACGTATTCAAGGATTTGACGGAAGACCAGACTTGTTTGAGGGGAAACAACATCCTCGAAAAGCTGTGGGACATCCTAACATTTATTTTGACACCCTAGTACATGACACAGATTCATTAAAACTAACTGTAGACCGACAAGGCAGTAATCAAGTAATTATGGGACTAGATGACCCTTACCCATTGGGAGAAATGGAAAGTGCACCTCAATCATCCTATCCAGGGAAAATTCTGGATTTAGCACTGGATCGTAATATTATAACTACAGAAGAATATGACGACATCTGGGAAGATAATGTTTTACGCTGGTTATTTGGAGATAATGAAAAAGCGAAACAGGATTTAATAGATAAAATTTTAAAGTAA
- a CDS encoding 3-hydroxyanthranilate 3,4-dioxygenase encodes MSNLVSPLNFKAWIDEHRHLLKPPVGNKCVWKDGDFIVMVVGGPNNRKDYHYNETPEFFYQVEGDMVLKIIDNGEPKDVHIKEGDIYLLPPKVPHSPQRGANTVGLVIEYPREEKMLDALEWYCENCNTQLYREKFALDNIETDMPIIFDTYYSDKTKCTCSNCGSVMDAPKKKK; translated from the coding sequence ATGAGCAATCTAGTTTCACCATTAAATTTTAAAGCCTGGATAGACGAACATCGCCATTTACTAAAACCTCCTGTTGGTAATAAATGTGTATGGAAAGACGGAGATTTTATTGTAATGGTTGTTGGGGGACCTAATAACAGAAAGGACTATCATTATAATGAAACACCAGAGTTTTTCTATCAGGTAGAAGGAGATATGGTTTTAAAAATAATAGATAATGGTGAACCCAAAGATGTTCATATCAAAGAAGGTGACATTTATCTATTACCACCCAAAGTCCCTCATTCTCCACAACGAGGAGCAAACACCGTAGGTCTGGTAATTGAATATCCTCGAGAAGAAAAAATGCTGGATGCTCTGGAGTGGTATTGCGAAAACTGTAATACCCAACTATATAGAGAAAAATTTGCATTGGATAATATAGAAACTGATATGCCTATAATTTTTGATACATATTATAGTGATAAGACAAAATGCACTTGTTCGAATTGTGGAAGTGTAATGGATGCCCCAAAAAAGAAAAAATAA
- a CDS encoding SDR family oxidoreductase: MNLGLTHKNALVCGSTQGIGKASAKQLAELGANVTLVARNEEKLQHVLTELTTDQGQSHTYIVADFQNPESLQQKISATGRAFHILVNNTGGPAGGPVFNASLEEFERAFTQHLKCNHILAQTVVPGMKKEGYGRIINIISTSVKQPLNGLGVSNTIRGAVANWSKTLANELGAFGITVNNVLPGATATERLNEIINNKATKLGKSIEEASDTMKNEVPAKRFAKPQEIAYAVAFLASEAASYINGINLPVDGGRTKSL; the protein is encoded by the coding sequence ATGAATCTAGGTCTAACTCATAAAAATGCATTAGTTTGTGGGAGTACTCAAGGTATAGGAAAAGCATCTGCTAAACAATTGGCCGAATTAGGAGCTAATGTTACCTTAGTTGCCAGGAATGAAGAAAAACTTCAACACGTTCTAACAGAATTAACAACAGATCAAGGGCAATCACATACTTATATCGTTGCAGATTTTCAGAATCCAGAAAGCCTACAGCAAAAAATTTCTGCTACAGGGCGAGCTTTTCATATTTTAGTAAATAACACAGGAGGGCCTGCCGGGGGGCCAGTATTTAATGCCTCTCTAGAAGAATTCGAACGTGCCTTTACACAACACTTGAAATGCAATCATATCTTGGCGCAAACTGTAGTACCGGGAATGAAGAAAGAAGGGTACGGAAGAATAATCAACATTATTTCAACTTCTGTAAAACAACCATTAAATGGACTAGGTGTTTCTAATACCATTCGTGGCGCAGTAGCAAACTGGTCAAAAACATTAGCTAATGAACTTGGTGCATTTGGAATTACCGTAAATAATGTGTTGCCCGGTGCCACGGCAACAGAACGACTAAATGAAATCATTAATAATAAAGCAACAAAACTAGGGAAATCAATAGAAGAAGCTTCTGATACTATGAAAAATGAGGTGCCGGCAAAACGATTTGCCAAACCGCAGGAAATAGCTTATGCTGTAGCATTTTTGGCATCCGAAGCTGCATCCTATATCAACGGAATAAATCTTCCTGTTGATGGAGGAAGAACAAAGTCTTTATAG
- a CDS encoding aldehyde dehydrogenase: MKKIKNYINGEFKAPVQDQWIDNYNPSTGAIYSLIPNSSVADVQIAYDAAAQAFPTWSETPLQQRSEILAKIASLIIENLDQLAQAEAIDNGKPLSLSTSVDIPRASSNFQFFANAITQFASEAHESTGLNAINFTLRQSIGVVSCISPWNLPLYLFTWKIAPALAAGNTVVAKPSEITPMTAYLLGDICTKAGLPKGVLNIVHGLGNTTGQAIIEHPNIKAISFTGGTATGAHIAKTAAPMFKKLSLELGGKNPNLIFADCDYDKMLNTTLRSSFANQGQICLCGSRIFIERTIYDKFKTDFIAKTKALKVGAPLDPETNLGALVSKSHLEKVKSYIDIAEEEGGTILCGGNYVTVNGYEKGYYLQPTIIEINTTDCRLAQEEIFGPVVTIMPFDNDDEALAMANNVRYGLSCTIWTNNLNRSMYLAKHIQAGIVWVNTWMMRDLRTPFGGTKDSGVGREGGFEALRFFTEPKNVCIQY; this comes from the coding sequence ATGAAAAAAATTAAAAACTATATTAACGGGGAGTTCAAAGCTCCTGTTCAAGATCAGTGGATTGATAATTACAACCCATCTACTGGTGCTATATATAGTTTAATTCCTAATTCTTCGGTAGCAGATGTACAGATCGCTTATGACGCTGCAGCTCAAGCATTTCCTACCTGGTCAGAAACCCCATTACAACAACGTAGCGAAATCTTAGCTAAGATAGCATCATTGATAATAGAAAATCTGGATCAACTTGCCCAAGCAGAAGCTATTGATAATGGCAAACCTTTAAGCCTATCTACCAGTGTAGATATCCCAAGAGCATCTTCTAACTTTCAATTTTTTGCTAATGCAATTACACAGTTTGCAAGCGAAGCGCATGAAAGCACAGGTTTAAATGCTATTAACTTTACCCTAAGACAATCTATCGGTGTAGTGAGTTGTATTTCTCCGTGGAATCTACCACTCTATTTATTTACATGGAAAATTGCTCCGGCATTAGCAGCTGGTAATACTGTAGTAGCCAAACCTAGTGAAATTACACCAATGACAGCTTATTTACTTGGCGATATCTGCACTAAAGCAGGTTTACCAAAAGGTGTTTTAAACATTGTTCATGGATTAGGAAATACTACCGGGCAAGCCATTATAGAACACCCAAACATTAAAGCTATTTCTTTTACAGGAGGAACGGCAACAGGAGCACATATTGCCAAAACTGCTGCTCCTATGTTTAAAAAATTATCTCTGGAGTTGGGAGGTAAAAACCCTAATCTCATTTTTGCAGATTGTGACTATGATAAAATGCTTAATACAACGCTAAGATCATCATTTGCAAATCAAGGACAAATATGCCTTTGCGGCTCCCGAATATTTATAGAAAGAACGATTTATGATAAATTCAAAACTGATTTTATTGCAAAAACCAAAGCATTAAAAGTTGGTGCTCCTCTTGATCCCGAAACTAACTTAGGCGCACTAGTTTCAAAATCACATTTGGAAAAAGTGAAATCATATATCGATATAGCAGAAGAAGAAGGTGGTACTATTCTCTGCGGTGGTAATTATGTAACGGTAAATGGATATGAAAAAGGGTATTATTTACAACCAACCATTATCGAAATTAATACTACAGATTGCAGATTGGCACAAGAAGAAATTTTTGGACCCGTTGTTACGATTATGCCATTTGATAATGATGATGAAGCTCTAGCCATGGCAAATAATGTTCGCTACGGATTATCGTGCACAATTTGGACAAATAATTTAAATAGAAGTATGTATTTAGCAAAGCACATACAAGCTGGTATTGTTTGGGTAAACACCTGGATGATGCGTGATTTACGTACCCCATTTGGAGGTACAAAAGATTCTGGTGTAGGTAGAGAAGGTGGATTTGAAGCGCTGAGATTTTTTACTGAACCTAAAAATGTTTGTATACAATATTAA
- a CDS encoding IclR family transcriptional regulator, whose product MSNAIEKKILNTSVEKAFNILDCFSTDTIELGVTEIAKLMHTNKSAVYRMLATMEALNVIQQNTENGKYRLGLKLFELGQKVSINQNFISKARPFMEELVKRAGETAHLAIYKNQKVYFLDKVVGRHDLQINSQIGTEKPLHCTGLGKIMLAFVEHDYKKIIKNLDLESVTKNTITDKQKLITEVENIKNNGFALDLEENEIGLVCVAVPVFSIKGKFIAAISTSGPSARFNENEIQTYTGDLKQTAEQLKYIFS is encoded by the coding sequence ATGAGTAATGCCATAGAAAAAAAAATTCTAAACACTTCGGTTGAAAAAGCATTCAATATTCTAGACTGCTTTTCGACAGATACAATAGAATTAGGTGTTACCGAAATTGCAAAACTAATGCACACCAATAAAAGTGCGGTATACAGGATGTTAGCAACTATGGAAGCCCTTAATGTAATTCAACAAAACACAGAAAACGGCAAGTATAGATTGGGGCTTAAATTATTCGAATTAGGGCAAAAAGTAAGCATTAATCAAAATTTCATATCCAAGGCAAGACCTTTTATGGAAGAATTGGTAAAACGTGCTGGTGAGACCGCTCATTTAGCTATTTACAAAAATCAGAAAGTATATTTCTTAGACAAAGTTGTAGGAAGGCATGATTTACAAATCAACTCACAAATTGGCACAGAAAAACCTCTTCATTGTACTGGATTAGGAAAGATTATGCTTGCATTTGTAGAACACGATTACAAAAAAATTATTAAAAATCTTGATTTAGAGTCAGTCACTAAAAACACAATAACCGATAAACAAAAATTAATCACCGAAGTTGAGAATATTAAAAACAATGGTTTTGCTTTGGATCTGGAAGAAAATGAAATAGGACTAGTATGTGTTGCTGTTCCTGTTTTTAGTATAAAAGGAAAGTTTATTGCCGCAATAAGTACTTCTGGTCCCTCGGCTAGATTTAATGAAAATGAAATTCAAACTTATACGGGAGATTTAAAACAAACTGCCGAGCAACTAAAATACATTTTCAGTTAA
- a CDS encoding RidA family protein has translation MNKGKLIQGKATPRGKFPHVKRVGDFIFVSGTSSRRPDNSFEGVEVDEFGTTNLDIKAQTKAVLENINDILKEEDATLKDIVDVTSFLVNMNDFGGYNEVYAQYFDYDGPTRTTIAVHQLPHPHLLIEIKVVAYKKQN, from the coding sequence ATGAACAAAGGAAAACTAATACAAGGTAAAGCCACTCCAAGAGGTAAGTTTCCACATGTAAAACGTGTTGGAGATTTTATATTTGTTTCTGGCACAAGTTCCAGAAGGCCAGATAATTCATTCGAAGGAGTAGAAGTAGATGAATTTGGTACGACAAATTTAGATATCAAAGCACAAACAAAAGCTGTTTTAGAAAACATTAATGATATTTTAAAAGAAGAAGATGCAACCCTAAAAGATATTGTTGATGTCACTTCTTTTTTAGTCAATATGAACGATTTTGGAGGGTATAATGAGGTTTATGCTCAATATTTTGATTATGACGGCCCAACAAGGACTACTATAGCCGTGCATCAATTACCTCACCCTCATTTATTGATAGAAATAAAGGTAGTTGCCTATAAAAAACAAAACTAA
- a CDS encoding FAD-dependent oxidoreductase, whose protein sequence is MTQKEENILIIGAGLCGSLLALRMAQRGYRVTVYESRPDLRTTDISAGRSINLALSDRGLKAMKMVGIEDKVTPFCIPMYGRLIHDIEGNTFASNYSGRKGKYINSISRGGLNGLLLTEAEKYENVTIHFNKKCTGVDIENTVAKFKCYTTKEKSEVHADIIFGADGAGSALRKSYYLEKKFLFSYSQNYLTHGYKELEIPAGKIGNHQISKDHLHIWPRGEYMLIALPNLDGSFTVTLFLSYDEGEYNFNNLTNIEKVTEFFKTQFPDALDLIPDIDHEFFNNPTGALGTVKCSPWCYKGKTLLIGDAAHAIVPFYGQGMNASFEDVVVFDEILEQHQGDWSATFKAYQKARKEDTDAIADLAIDNYFEMRDHVANPLFKEKRKLEMDLEKTFPDIYFSKYSMVTFDENIGYAKAMKIGRAQDKALLNLIADHEINTSKDLKSIFDQVQQETSEILEEDKIAGLK, encoded by the coding sequence ATGACGCAAAAAGAAGAAAATATACTCATCATTGGTGCAGGTCTATGCGGCTCTCTCTTAGCATTAAGAATGGCACAAAGAGGATACAGGGTAACTGTATATGAAAGCAGGCCTGATTTAAGAACTACCGATATCTCTGCAGGGCGTTCTATCAATCTCGCATTATCTGATCGAGGTTTAAAAGCCATGAAAATGGTTGGTATTGAAGATAAAGTAACTCCGTTTTGCATCCCGATGTATGGTAGATTAATTCACGATATTGAAGGAAATACATTTGCCTCTAACTATTCTGGAAGAAAAGGAAAATACATCAATTCTATTTCTAGAGGAGGTTTAAACGGGTTACTGCTAACTGAAGCAGAAAAATACGAGAATGTAACTATACATTTTAACAAAAAATGCACTGGTGTCGACATCGAAAATACAGTTGCAAAATTTAAATGTTATACGACCAAAGAAAAGTCTGAAGTACATGCAGATATTATCTTTGGAGCAGACGGTGCAGGTTCTGCTCTTAGAAAGAGTTATTATCTCGAAAAAAAATTCCTGTTCAGTTACTCTCAGAATTATCTAACACATGGTTATAAAGAATTAGAAATTCCCGCAGGCAAGATAGGAAACCATCAAATAAGTAAGGATCATTTGCATATCTGGCCCCGTGGTGAATATATGCTTATAGCTTTACCAAATTTAGATGGCAGTTTTACGGTAACCCTATTTTTATCTTATGATGAAGGTGAATACAATTTCAATAATCTAACCAATATTGAAAAAGTTACCGAATTCTTTAAAACACAATTCCCTGATGCTCTTGATTTAATTCCAGATATTGACCACGAGTTTTTTAACAACCCAACAGGAGCATTAGGCACTGTAAAATGCTCTCCGTGGTGCTACAAAGGGAAAACACTATTAATTGGGGATGCTGCCCATGCAATTGTACCATTTTATGGTCAGGGAATGAACGCTTCTTTTGAAGATGTTGTGGTTTTTGATGAAATTTTAGAACAACATCAGGGAGATTGGAGTGCTACTTTTAAAGCATATCAAAAAGCACGAAAAGAAGATACAGATGCTATTGCAGATTTAGCAATCGATAATTACTTCGAGATGCGAGATCATGTAGCTAATCCCTTGTTTAAAGAAAAAAGAAAATTAGAAATGGATTTAGAAAAAACATTTCCCGACATCTATTTCTCAAAATATTCTATGGTCACTTTTGATGAAAATATTGGGTATGCCAAAGCCATGAAAATAGGGAGAGCACAAGACAAAGCTTTACTAAATCTAATTGCAGATCATGAAATTAACACTTCAAAAGATTTAAAAAGCATATTTGATCAAGTACAACAAGAAACTAGTGAAATACTTGAAGAAGATAAAATTGCAGGATTAAAATAA
- the kynU gene encoding kynureninase: MTIASKASLVYAKELDQKDKIAQYRDQFHIPKDDNGNDWIYMCGNSLGLQPKTTKKYIEQELEDWANYGVEGHFEAKNPWMPYHEFLTDTMAKVVGAKPLEVVIMNTLTTNLHLLMVSFYQPNKTKYKIVIESDAFPSDRYAVESQLRFHGFDPKEGLVEWKPRLGEELLRLEDLETILDQQGDEIALLLIGGVNYYTGQYLDLKKIANLGHAKNCMVGIDLAHGVGNIQPELHDSGVDFAAWCTYKYLNSGPGSLGGLFVHEKHAYNKDLKRFSGWWSHNKNTRFNMRQEFDVMPGAEGYQLSNPPILSMAAIKASLDIFNEVGMDALREKSKALTAYFEFLINEIDTHRIRIITPTNPEERGCQLSIQVKNADKSLHQQLTDHHIITDWREPDVIRCAPTPLYNSFEDVYRMTEILKTLV, from the coding sequence ATGACCATAGCATCAAAAGCTAGTTTAGTATACGCAAAAGAGCTTGATCAAAAAGATAAAATAGCACAATACAGAGATCAGTTTCATATTCCAAAAGACGATAACGGAAACGATTGGATATACATGTGCGGTAACTCTTTGGGGTTACAACCAAAAACTACAAAAAAGTACATTGAGCAAGAACTTGAGGATTGGGCTAATTATGGTGTAGAAGGCCATTTTGAGGCCAAAAACCCCTGGATGCCATATCATGAGTTTTTAACAGATACTATGGCAAAAGTGGTCGGTGCAAAACCTCTAGAAGTAGTTATCATGAATACGTTAACTACCAATTTACATTTGTTAATGGTATCTTTTTATCAACCTAATAAAACTAAATATAAAATTGTAATAGAGAGTGATGCATTTCCTTCCGATCGATATGCAGTAGAGTCTCAATTACGATTTCATGGTTTTGATCCCAAAGAAGGATTAGTAGAATGGAAACCACGCCTTGGTGAAGAATTATTGAGACTAGAGGACTTAGAAACTATTCTTGATCAACAAGGCGACGAAATTGCTTTATTATTAATTGGAGGCGTTAATTATTATACCGGTCAATATTTGGATCTCAAGAAAATTGCCAATCTAGGACATGCCAAAAACTGTATGGTTGGTATTGATCTGGCACATGGTGTTGGCAATATCCAACCAGAATTACATGATTCTGGAGTTGATTTTGCTGCATGGTGCACCTATAAATATTTAAATTCTGGTCCTGGAAGCCTTGGAGGTTTATTTGTTCATGAAAAACATGCATATAATAAAGATCTAAAACGTTTTTCCGGTTGGTGGAGTCACAATAAAAACACTCGTTTTAACATGCGTCAGGAATTTGATGTTATGCCTGGCGCAGAAGGATATCAATTAAGCAACCCTCCTATTCTATCTATGGCAGCGATTAAAGCTTCTCTAGATATTTTTAATGAGGTAGGAATGGATGCTTTAAGAGAAAAGTCCAAAGCACTAACAGCTTATTTCGAATTCTTAATTAACGAGATAGATACCCATAGAATCAGAATCATTACTCCCACTAATCCAGAGGAAAGAGGATGCCAATTATCTATTCAGGTTAAAAATGCAGATAAAAGTTTACATCAACAACTTACTGATCATCATATTATTACAGATTGGCGAGAACCCGATGTTATTCGTTGTGCTCCCACACCGCTATACAATAGTTTTGAAGATGTATATCGAATGACCGAAATATTAAAAACATTGGTATGA